One window of Marinobacterium aestuarii genomic DNA carries:
- a CDS encoding ion transporter has product MSEAIPNLQARFERLRANKLFEALVIGIIIVSALLVGAKTYSETSRFEQALRVLDLGVTAFFLLELTIRMAGERRLRDFFSKGWNVFDFIIVVASLVPMNDSELVLLARLLRIFRVLRLVSMIPELRMLVTALFKSIPRMGYVALLMFIIFYIYGAIGSFLFHEVNEKLWGNIALAMLTLFQVATFESWATAVLYPTMEHFPYSWIYFITFIFLNSFVFLNMMIGIVLDVMQKESVQMELESGEGEAAELHGLRSDVQAMREQLSRMEALLQKRE; this is encoded by the coding sequence ATGAGTGAAGCCATTCCCAACCTGCAGGCGCGCTTTGAGCGCCTGCGTGCCAACAAGCTGTTTGAAGCCCTGGTCATCGGCATCATCATTGTGTCGGCCTTGCTGGTCGGCGCCAAAACCTACTCGGAGACCAGCCGCTTCGAGCAGGCGTTGCGCGTACTGGATCTGGGTGTCACCGCCTTTTTTCTGCTGGAGTTAACGATTCGCATGGCGGGCGAACGCCGCTTGAGGGATTTCTTCAGTAAGGGCTGGAATGTATTTGATTTTATTATAGTTGTGGCCAGTCTTGTACCGATGAATGACTCGGAACTGGTGCTGCTGGCGCGGCTGCTGCGCATCTTCCGGGTGCTGCGGCTGGTGTCCATGATCCCCGAGTTGCGCATGCTGGTGACGGCGCTGTTCAAGTCCATTCCGCGTATGGGCTATGTGGCGCTTTTGATGTTCATCATTTTTTATATCTATGGCGCTATCGGCAGCTTCCTGTTTCACGAAGTGAACGAGAAGCTGTGGGGCAATATTGCTCTGGCCATGCTGACGCTGTTCCAGGTGGCCACCTTCGAAAGCTGGGCCACGGCGGTGCTTTATCCCACCATGGAGCATTTCCCCTACAGCTGGATCTACTTCATCACCTTTATCTTCCTCAACTCCTTTGTGTTCCTGAACATGATGATCGGCATAGTGCTGGATGTGATGCAAAAGGAAAGCGTGCAGATGGAGCTTGAAAGCGGTGAGGGCGAGGCGGCGGAGCTGCATGGCCTGCGTAGCGATGTGCAGGCCATGCGCGAACAACTGTCACGCATGGAAGCGCTGCTGCAAAAACGCGAGTAA